From Methanobrevibacter sp., the proteins below share one genomic window:
- a CDS encoding phosphoserine phosphatase, producing the protein MKVGKGIVKKYSREYNRTLKNGERKKYTTEQIQITVPKNEDIYENKEEVLIIPQDEIENFKNLEKENESLKIANYLHVEEVKELEGQLEENLNPSTLEFQNEIENLKAEIAQKNSDLEEMENKFKSLHQDNLNELKHENNLIKDKHSKLIIENENLKTKFVNIKTENENLKTKYTSIKEENKNLKTKCSTLKEEHTSIKESYNQVSSKYDQLKQENLNTKTSYAEMYELNEDLEKDYDNLRIEYNDLVDKYNALEEELYNIKNTRSHDEYIANKVKEFILKSRS; encoded by the coding sequence ATGAAAGTGGGTAAAGGTATTGTAAAAAAATATTCAAGGGAATATAACAGAACATTAAAAAACGGTGAACGCAAAAAGTACACTACAGAACAGATTCAAATAACAGTACCAAAAAACGAAGACATTTATGAAAACAAAGAAGAAGTACTCATTATTCCTCAAGACGAAATTGAAAACTTTAAAAATTTAGAAAAAGAAAACGAATCATTAAAAATAGCTAATTATTTACATGTTGAGGAAGTGAAGGAATTGGAAGGACAGCTAGAAGAAAATTTAAACCCATCAACTTTAGAATTTCAAAATGAAATTGAAAATTTAAAAGCGGAAATCGCACAAAAGAACAGTGATTTAGAGGAGATGGAAAATAAATTTAAATCCTTGCACCAAGATAACCTCAATGAACTGAAACATGAAAATAATTTAATTAAAGATAAGCATTCCAAACTAATAATTGAGAATGAGAACCTCAAAACCAAATTCGTCAATATAAAAACCGAAAACGAAAACCTCAAAACCAAATACACCAGCATAAAAGAGGAAAATAAAAACCTAAAAACCAAATGCTCCACTTTAAAAGAAGAACACACCTCAATAAAAGAAAGCTATAATCAAGTAAGCAGTAAATATGATCAGCTGAAACAGGAAAATCTCAACACTAAAACCAGTTATGCTGAAATGTATGAGCTTAACGAAGATTTAGAAAAGGATTATGACAACCTTCGCATTGAATACAATGATTTGGTTGATAAATACAACGCTTTAGAAGAAGAGCTATATAACATTAAAAATACAAGGTCACATGATGAATATATAGCCAATAAAGTTAAAGAATTTATTTTAAAAAGTAGAAGTTAA
- a CDS encoding flavodoxin family protein: protein MKVFGICASPRNNTTAYVLNNALDKLENDGFETEIFTCQAKSIKPCMHCDYCLEHKKCIIEDDMLEVYEGLQEADGLILATPVQSGGISSNLAAIMDRTRALEAIDYNLLRGKIGMSIAVGGDRTGGQDFAHLKNITYFMIHGIIPVSGGPFGSNLGASFWSNDSIEDIKEDDYGMESLDRTLHEFKNFLNKYI, encoded by the coding sequence ATGAAAGTTTTTGGAATTTGCGCTAGTCCGCGAAACAATACTACAGCATATGTTTTAAATAATGCATTGGATAAGCTGGAAAATGACGGTTTTGAAACAGAAATTTTTACCTGTCAGGCTAAGAGCATAAAACCTTGTATGCATTGCGATTACTGTTTGGAGCATAAAAAGTGTATTATCGAAGATGATATGCTTGAGGTATATGAAGGTCTTCAGGAAGCAGACGGCCTTATTTTAGCCACTCCTGTTCAAAGCGGAGGTATAAGCAGTAACCTGGCAGCTATTATGGATAGAACCAGGGCATTGGAGGCGATTGACTATAATCTGCTTCGAGGTAAAATTGGAATGAGCATTGCAGTTGGCGGTGACAGGACAGGAGGTCAGGATTTCGCCCATCTAAAAAATATTACATATTTCATGATACATGGTATTATTCCTGTTAGTGGAGGACCATTCGGTTCAAATTTGGGGGCTTCTTTCTGGTCAAATGATTCCATAGAAGATATTAAAGAGGATGATTACGGTATGGAGTCATTGGACAGGACTTTACATGAATTTAAAAATTTTTTAAATAAGTATATTTAA
- a CDS encoding flippase: MGNKLVRGSLIIFIGNIIFRIGGYLYRFLMATLLGPTAYGVLGITLPFQGIFQTLAAGGLPPAIAKYVAEYEAVNEHDMARHTIYTALKIMVFLGIFLGILMIFVVSPWLAYDYLGKPLALIPLQIVGLITPFSVIVGAFRGAFQGVYKMEYIVYTRAVEQLGMILCATAFVLIGFSTVGALWGTVIGYSLAAVAAIYIFKVYMPKYIPKPSEDFVFTRRDELELAFTLVKFSIPVIITAIAEMLIYNICTIAMGKFLTFQDVGFFAAADPISRLPLMISISVATTILPASSEAFKVHDIPALQKYVGESYKISLLFVVPMCIGLALFATPTLRLLYFKDPAYVAGASALAILAIGMTFYSIFSISTSIIQGIGNPRIPMYILIVGSIITGIFSWMLVPDMGIAGGALATTIACFVMMVPCVYFVFKLTETKAPTLPVVKIIVASAIMGIAGLFIPKTTLFLFPGIFVCMIVYFFALILVKFFTKDDIETLREYSSKLGPLSKIVNKLLNFVEKIEFRNN; encoded by the coding sequence ATGGGCAATAAGTTAGTACGTGGGAGTTTAATAATTTTTATTGGAAATATCATTTTCCGTATAGGCGGTTATCTTTATCGTTTTTTAATGGCTACACTGTTAGGACCTACCGCTTACGGTGTTTTGGGAATTACCTTGCCTTTCCAAGGAATATTCCAGACTCTCGCTGCGGGGGGACTTCCTCCGGCTATTGCCAAGTATGTCGCAGAATATGAAGCAGTCAATGAGCATGACATGGCAAGGCATACCATATACACGGCCTTAAAAATCATGGTATTTCTGGGGATATTTCTGGGAATTCTGATGATTTTCGTTGTTTCTCCATGGTTGGCTTATGATTATTTGGGAAAACCTCTTGCATTGATTCCATTGCAGATTGTTGGTTTGATTACTCCGTTCAGTGTTATTGTAGGTGCATTCAGAGGCGCATTTCAGGGAGTATATAAAATGGAATATATTGTATACACCCGTGCGGTTGAGCAATTAGGAATGATTTTGTGTGCAACTGCATTTGTTTTAATAGGGTTTTCCACTGTCGGGGCTCTATGGGGTACTGTTATAGGTTATTCTCTTGCTGCTGTTGCTGCAATTTATATTTTTAAGGTGTACATGCCAAAATATATTCCAAAACCTAGTGAAGATTTTGTTTTCACACGCCGTGATGAATTGGAATTGGCGTTCACACTGGTCAAATTCTCCATTCCGGTTATCATCACAGCTATTGCTGAAATGCTGATTTATAATATTTGTACAATAGCTATGGGTAAATTTTTAACTTTCCAGGATGTCGGATTTTTTGCAGCTGCTGATCCTATTTCAAGACTGCCTTTAATGATTTCTATTTCTGTTGCAACAACAATCCTTCCGGCTTCATCCGAAGCGTTCAAGGTTCATGACATTCCTGCTCTTCAAAAGTATGTCGGCGAATCTTATAAGATTTCATTGTTGTTTGTAGTTCCAATGTGTATCGGTTTAGCTCTTTTCGCTACTCCTACTTTAAGATTACTTTATTTCAAAGACCCTGCCTACGTTGCAGGAGCATCCGCTTTAGCAATATTGGCTATAGGTATGACATTCTATTCAATATTTTCAATTTCCACCAGTATTATTCAGGGAATTGGAAATCCTAGAATTCCTATGTATATTCTGATAGTCGGATCAATTATTACCGGAATTTTCAGCTGGATGCTTGTTCCTGATATGGGTATTGCAGGTGGTGCTTTAGCAACTACCATAGCCTGTTTTGTAATGATGGTTCCTTGCGTTTACTTTGTATTTAAATTAACAGAAACAAAGGCTCCAACATTGCCGGTAGTTAAAATTATAGTTGCTTCCGCTATTATGGGTATTGCAGGTCTTTTCATTCCTAAAACTACCTTGTTTTTATTCCCTGGAATATTTGTGTGCATGATTGTTTATTTCTTTGCTTTAATTTTAGTTAAATTTTTCACAAAGGATGATATCGAGACTTTAAGGGAATATTCATCTAAGTTGGGCCCTCTTTCTAAAATAGTTAATAAACTGTTAAACTTTGTTGAAAAGATAGAATTTAGAAATAACTAA
- a CDS encoding zinc ribbon domain-containing protein — protein sequence MGFCNSCGRPIVKEDYGTNKDGSLNPEFCIDCFQNGEYTEPDITLNEMIVRKTKEMMAKNPRLAETQATGITAMFIPGLKRWNPEFQDDYKTL from the coding sequence ATGGGATTTTGTAATTCATGTGGTAGACCAATCGTTAAGGAAGATTATGGAACTAACAAAGATGGAAGTCTAAATCCTGAATTTTGCATTGATTGTTTTCAAAATGGAGAATACACTGAGCCAGATATAACTCTTAATGAAATGATTGTTAGAAAAACAAAAGAGATGATGGCAAAAAATCCTAGACTTGCTGAAACTCAAGCTACAGGTATTACAGCAATGTTCATTCCTGGATTAAAAAGATGGAATCCTGAATTTCAGGATGACTATAAAACTTTATAA
- a CDS encoding bifunctional 5,6,7,8-tetrahydromethanopterin hydro-lyase/3-hexulose-6-phosphate synthase, producing the protein MYRIGEALIGDGPELAHVDLLIGDKFGPVGQAFANGLSNLSVGHTPLTSVIRPNLMTKPATLIIPKVTVGDLDDASKIFGPAQTAVARAVADAVEDGYIPKDIVEDIVINVSVFIDPSAEDYRKIYQYNYGATKLAIRRAMEGYPSIDKVLAEKDRGTHPIMGFKVKKLWSPPYLQVALDLDNEAAMERIISELPDNDRILLEAGTPLVKKFGVGIIGKIRALRPDAFIIADLKTLDVGRVEVKMAADETADAVAISGLGTIESIAKAIHETQKQGIYSILDMMNVDGFADKLALLPDDLKPDIVLLHRNVDMESYRAEHGEDTGDMTEWGNIKDIKEVLGKKGLVAVAGGIKPTNVEEAIGKGANIIIAGRYIIGSRDVRRAAQDFLEHFDPDPDNMRLAMDEDENIEVKDN; encoded by the coding sequence ATGTATAGAATAGGAGAAGCTCTTATTGGAGATGGCCCTGAATTAGCACACGTTGATTTATTAATTGGTGATAAATTTGGACCTGTTGGCCAAGCTTTCGCTAATGGTTTATCTAACCTCTCAGTAGGACACACTCCACTAACTAGTGTAATTAGACCTAATCTAATGACCAAACCAGCTACTTTAATTATTCCTAAAGTAACTGTTGGAGATTTAGATGATGCAAGTAAAATATTTGGACCTGCACAAACTGCTGTTGCAAGAGCAGTAGCTGATGCAGTTGAAGACGGATACATTCCAAAAGATATTGTTGAAGATATTGTAATTAATGTTAGTGTATTCATTGATCCTTCTGCAGAAGATTACAGGAAAATTTATCAGTACAACTATGGAGCAACCAAATTAGCTATCAGAAGAGCAATGGAAGGTTACCCATCAATCGATAAAGTCCTTGCAGAAAAAGACCGTGGAACTCACCCAATTATGGGATTCAAAGTCAAAAAACTTTGGTCACCACCATACTTACAAGTTGCACTTGACCTTGATAATGAAGCTGCAATGGAAAGAATTATTTCAGAATTGCCTGACAATGACAGAATCCTTCTCGAAGCAGGTACTCCACTTGTCAAAAAATTCGGTGTTGGAATTATCGGTAAAATCAGAGCTTTACGTCCTGATGCATTCATCATTGCTGACTTAAAAACTTTAGATGTTGGCCGTGTTGAAGTTAAAATGGCTGCTGATGAAACTGCAGATGCAGTAGCTATTTCCGGTTTAGGTACTATTGAATCTATTGCTAAAGCAATCCACGAAACTCAAAAACAAGGTATTTATTCCATCCTTGATATGATGAACGTTGACGGATTTGCTGATAAATTAGCTTTACTTCCAGATGATTTAAAACCAGACATTGTTTTATTACACAGAAATGTTGACATGGAATCATACAGAGCAGAACATGGTGAAGATACTGGTGACATGACCGAATGGGGTAATATTAAAGATATTAAAGAAGTCCTTGGTAAAAAAGGTCTTGTTGCTGTTGCTGGAGGTATTAAACCTACAAATGTTGAAGAAGCTATCGGCAAAGGTGCAAACATCATTATTGCAGGTAGATACATCATTGGTTCAAGAGATGTAAGAAGAGCTGCTCAAGACTTCTTAGAACACTTTGACCCAGATCCAGACAACATGAGACTTGCTATGGATGAAGATGAAAATATTGAAGTGAAAGACAACTAG